CCCCCATCAGAGACTCGAATCTGCTGAACATTAAGGACTTTAAACCCCCCGAGCCTCACTTGATCATCTCGAACAGCTTGTGGTCGGACACTTTAATGTTGCGCGCCATGTTCCAGGAGAGGTGCACCATGGGAACCATGGACTTGACGCTCTGGAGTTTGTTCCACTCGTAACGCTCCACAGCCAGCTTGTACTGGTGGGCTGGAGAAGCAGAAACCAGTGAGCCAAAACGCAGAGGGCAGTGCTGTTAACACAAACCCATATCCCATAATCCCCGTGTACCGGTGAGAGGTCCGACGTTCCAGGCGATGTTGTTGCACCAGCCGATGGCCTGCACCCAGTGGATGGTTCCTGTGTTGAGCCACACCAAGTCACCCGGACGCTGGATGAACCGGTAGACGGGAACGTCGGCCTCGTATAGGTCTTCCAGGTTGGGCCACCAGGAGCCCATCAGGAAGTTGATGTTGTTCCTGGAGGGAAAGGTTCACGTCAACAACGATTCAACAGAAGACCTTTCTTAAGAAGAACACCTACTTCTCACAGAAGTTGCTCATCACTCCCCAGTATGGCTCGGGCACGGCGAACCACTCGCAGTCCCCGGGACCGATGTTTATGTTGACGGCGCAGAAGTTGTTGTGCTCCTGGTGTCCGGGGATCCTGCTGCCAGGAACCTTCATGTAGAGCTGGACCGTGTTCATTCCCAGGATGGTGTGGCCAACGTGGCTGAGGAGGTTCCCGGCCGACACGACTCGCCCGAAGGCCGGGAGTTTACTGAGCTCCTGTAGCTGCTGTttccacctgcagggggcgccagaGATGTCATCGCATCAGAGTGCGAGAAAGGAAGTAAACAAAAAGGCTGCAAGGTGCAGGAAAGGATCAACGCTCACTTTCGTTCGTCTGAGACGTCGATGTTGGTTCCAAATTTGATGTGTTTTAAGGGACCTCTTTGTTTTCGCGCAGCACTAAAACACAAAAAACGAAAATTAGCATCGGGAACTTTATGAATGACGTTAGAAACTCCGAACCCTCGCAGAATACCTCTCTGCTGACATTGGCTCCGAGTCGGAGGGCTCCTTAAGTGCCTTCTTTTCATTTTCCTCCTGAATGCATGAAAAAAGATGTGTTGATCTAAAATAATTGCTGAATCATGCTAGCTCAAACCCAGGGAAAGCCTGCCACCCACCCGCAGGGACTCCTGGAAGGAGGCGGCCTGATACTGGGCATATTTGGCGATGGTGGTGTGGGCTCGGGTGCTCTCGCAGCGCCACATCTTCTTTGTGCCCGTCGGGTCCCAGTTCTCGTCCGCGGGCTGCAAAAGCTGAGTCCAGACCTCCACTGGGTGCTCCGGGTTGGCCTCTACTAAAGTCTTAGTGGAGAACAGACCCAGATCTGAGGAGACGAGACGTGGAAACAGTTTATTTACAGATTAGAACACAACAAACCAaccaaataaatataataaaatgtgtttgtaCCCAGTTTGAGAGCTCCAGCCAGGCCTCTGATGACCGTGACGGGGTTGGAGGGGTTTGTGCAGAACTGGTGCAGCGGGGGAAAAAACGCATCCCTCTTGTTCTCCAGCTGTTTGTGGAAATGAGACAACGTTACAACAGGAACCTGGAGGCTCCGAGTGGGAACCAGCAGGGCCAGATCTACTCACGTAGATGCTGGGTGTGGGAGGGTTCAGCTTGTCTTTGGGCAGGGCTGGTGTGGGAGGGGGCGGCAGCCGGGGCGGGGGGCACTTATCGAGGAGGATGCTGCTGTTGGACAGCCCGTTCTTCCCCAGGTTTCTGCACAAAGAGATCAGCTTTGGGTTGGGTGGAAAACTCAAGAGCTCCTGTTCCTTTAGGGGAGATCTGCACGGCAACAAGACTAGCCAGTGGCCTTCAGTGCTGTTACATAACCACGAGTGGCTGTGTAGTTACACCGTTCGTCCACCAGGAGGAGGCAAGACACACTGCTGGAAACGTTACTGAAGCTTTGAGCTGGTTTCCACTCATCTACAGAATAATTATCCCAATCAAACAGTTCAAGTCCCACTTTTACCAAAATCCTCTCAGTAAGGAGACAATAAAGAGCAGATTGCAGGTTAAATTTTTTAGAATTAATATAAAATGATGTCCAAAAATCCTATTTGAAatacttattgtggatatttggttttaaaattcataacagcagagttttctagtaaaaagtggcctttctcagcaaaacttttaaaaaggctttttttctaaatctgaacctctgacgtaaccaaagggagttagaagctaggctgcctcagctcagtgtggagagtggctagttttagggtagaggtcatgtgatccagtcagtgtgtgtgtgtgtttactagtggtggattgtgttcatgttgataaactagagtgtgtgaaggctgtaccaactccagcctgtgtgGACGAGTCcccgggtttccagataagagaaacaacgcctccatctccgtgcctgagggcgtttagTGCAGcagaaaagacggacttctggagcccgcatcggtcggtaccgggtcagAGAGGTCCGTGCTGGGCTCCAGAGACCCGTGGCagggtttaaaaaataaaatgtggatttctggaactcagatcaccgtcagaaccaggtcagaaccgaccaccagaagagacgcgcggctcagcgggccagctggtttctgggtcagaaCCGGATAAGAACCGctgcctggaccaccaggagaggatgtgtggcttaaaaataccagctggactggctcgctggtgtctgggtcggatccagctccagaaccggatgacaAGCGTCTCTCACCAAGCTCTAAATTACGTTACTGAaaggatattaacgagtatgagaccgctgacagacactcattagtattaatattatattaactgactgattctattttaactgtctggtacacgatagtaatctgtacaaaattgtgatgttagcacacgagtttaagctaacatcgATAACTCACTTGCTGTTCTCACATCGCAACACAATCTGCTTTGGCTGACGGTTTCTCCCTCTGGGTCGTCTCTGCTCTCtggtgcagcaaactcataactttatggttttggtccatcagaagtagaattatcaacatttaaagtttcctctgggtctgagacgcagtagagtccatatttttctctggattaagctaacaggactcccttagctgacgtcacttggttttgaaaaagaaaatttttttctcacaaaaatgactcaaagcctaaataatttacatGTGTGTAAAAAAATGTTCAAAATGAGTTTCTATtataaacattggttcatgggagtctccaaCCTGCTATTTGCTCTTCAAACACATACCTGCTAACTTAGAGTGAAAAAGGTGACAACGCTACAACAAACGTAGTTTATGATCAAGACGACATGACTTACTTTCTCTAAAAATAGATTCTTGTAAAAGCGACTGAAACCCGACAGAAGATGCCTCCCAAAAACTCTTTGGATCTACACGGATCACATGAACACCAAATTTGGCTTCAAGAACGTTGATTTTTAAAGAAAAGCGACACGTTTGCAGGTTTGTTAAACAGCAGAACCTCTGAGGACTCTCTTAGGTTTAGCATTTGCATTGGTccagggcttttattttgaaggtttttaCGTCTCAgtcaaaagaaataaaataaactcGTAAAAGTTAGTGTGACTCAGAAATCAGGTTTGGTTGGTTCCACGTAGGTCAGATTAGAGAACAACGATTAAATGTTCCTTCAACATTTCTGGTTTTTCCATCTGGAGGATCAGGCACCTCCAGAACTCTCTCACTGCTGTCTGTTGGACGATCAAAACCTTTAAACAAAGCGCCCCATTAAGAACGCCAACTGATAACCTACCTGCAGGCCTTCAGCACGTCCGTGGAGCTGGGGTAGATGGAtattgaagatgatgatgatgatgaagatgagctCTGTCCATGTGGGGGCGTGGCTTTGAGGCCAATGGCAGCGGGTGGCTCCGCCTTCAGCGGGCTTTGAGAGTCCTCTGAGATACCTCCTTTACTGTTCCCGTTGAGGGCGGGAGCGGCAGACGTGGTGGTGTTGGTGGGGCTGTGGGCGCCGGTCTGGGTGTGTTCGGAGGATTTGGGCGACGGCGTGGCGGTGGAGATGGCGGAGATGGGCGAGGAGGCGGCTGAGCTGCCCTGAGCCTGGGGGATGGAGGGCAGGGCGGCTGGATGAATGTTGTTGACTTTCTTCTGGGCATCTGGTGGTGCGGATGCTTCCGACGGCCCCTCGCTCTTTTCCGGGCCCTTTCCCCCCGCCAGCAGGGAAGATAGCCTGGGATTGTCTGCGCTAAGGCTTGGCTTCTCGCCACCTTCCGCCACCTTGTCACCATCCCCAGAGTGGACGTGATTGGCTAGGCCGTCAGCCCGAATGCCGTCAGAAGGCGGCAGTGGCGTCTTGTCCTCGGAGCCCCCGTTCCCGATGGACGTGCCAGCGGCATCTTTGGTAGTGGACACGTCGGGTCCAGCACCACCTGAGGTAGAGGAGACGGGCAGGGTGGGCGGCGAGGGGAGGTGGTTGTGAGGCTGCTGCCGCGGTGGCGACGGGGCATTAGTGGAATGTCCAACCTGATTGTTGGGGCGAGTGGGGGTGGTGGCGGTGGTCTGAAGGTGGGAGGGGGTTCCCTCGCTGTTGGAGCTGGTCGCATGTGGAACACACTCCTTCTTAAGCCCCTGAAGAGGAATGAAATAAAATCAAACGTTAAAGACGCCAGAAACGGGAAAAACACAAAACGGTGCAGGAAAACGCCAACCTGAGAGGAGTTTAGGTGCAGGGCCTGGCGCGGCACGGCGTCCGGTGTTTGCGTGCTTGTGCAGGTGTGAGGTAGCGGTGCTGCACTGCCGGCAGCTTGCGGGTAAGGCACGTCTCCGTTGGGTCCTGTGGCCGCGGCCCCCGGCTGATTATTACTACCGTTACTACTGTTGCCCACAGAGTCCGAGTGTCCGTGAGGCCCGGAGCCCACGGGTCCGTTGGCCAGCGGCTGAGGAGGGCAAAGGTGCCGGTGGGGTCCGAGGTGGGGCCGCATAGGGTGGAGGCTGGGGGACGGGAGGGGGTTGGTGCTGGGGCCGTTGGGGAGAGAGGGGCGCATCTGACCTCCTGAGGCGTTTTGCCTCATCTGTGAGAGAAGAGAAAGTTTAAACCTTCCACTTCCTGGACTGCAacaaattcaagatggctgccacagctaatgGATCTCAAGAGAAAAAAATGGACGCACAAACTTTTCCAGTAGACTTCAACTTTTCCATTTCTGCTGCAACCCTCAGCGTGACTGAGGTGTTCTCTTACCTGGTGCTGCTGCATCACGGCAAGCTGGGCctccagctgctccaacatctgtGGCTGTGGGGGCTTCAGGTTGGCTCGGTTACTCCGCAGCTGCTCCAGCATCTAGTCAGGAAGCAAAGCCTTAAATGATCCGAGCTCGGCTAGGCCGTCGTCTCTAATCATGACGCGTTGCTGCAATGTGATACCGAAGAATGACCACCAACCTGTAATTTCTGTGGAGAGAGGAGCCAACTAGGTACCGGCTGCTGTGGTGGATTACTGGGCCATGAATCGCTCTGGGAAAAACAAATACTGGGAGTTAGGAGTAGACGGAGTTGTTTACAGCAGTAGCCGCTAGCTAGCTTCGTCCCCCAGCCGTACTCTCACGCACGATCAGGAAACCTCTGGATCGATGTTCTGCTTTAAACTTTACAATTGGCTTTGCTGCTtttattatttggggacgtttgtTCGTGTTTTAACTAGGGGTGACCCGATACAACTTCCTCAGTGCCGATATTGAAGCCTTCAGCATtgtccgataccgatatcaatccgatacgatatcagcacaaatcatacatacttttacctatttcatagtgtgTGAAAGGCTCGATCATGATATTACTCAATcgtagaacaagagccaataacaataAGTATGAAAAACATGACAATTTTTTTTATACCCACTGGTTGCAAAAACGTGAACCTTTAACTTAGATTGGAGATTTTTGGTGTCgcccgatataatccgatacagtttttgggccgatatcgaattacttccgatattGATGTCGAAATAGTTTAACCAGCTTTTTTACCATGGCTGCCGAACGGAGTCTTGTTTATCCCGTCTGTGTAGAGAGACAGGCCAAACTCCTCCCCCACGTAGTCAGGAAATGGCTACGGAGAGCAGCAAGGCCAAAAAGGCCGTGAGTGTATTCCTCCGAGTAGTGGATGCGAATCCATCATGAATTTAGCTAAACATGACAGATTTTTTCTCTAGATGAGAAATAATTACTGATAATGTGGATGCTAGGATATGAGCCACCTCTAGATGGGATCTAAATTATGTTACatcattataaatatataataaacaaaggtgctaaagtcgtcatttgcatttttttttttttactgtgtgggcgtcggaacaagcccccgcaccgtgagaacaaacatctcagctctaaagccgatctccgcatacgtcacacgatcaggaagcagaaaatccacgtgttgTTTCGGgctactgctgtaaaaaaaaaagtgaggcgcgaatcggaaaagcttctgccgatcacaattcgacaacggattatggaagaacggataacgctcgaagcacgtggattcttcctgatgcaagaggtgagtctccgctttgttttggttgttttggcatcgacatcatcctagcgcgcaacgttctgtgatgactcttaaaaaacactgTGAAAATGCTGGAAgttgctggcagtgaatgagttaaatggaaGGCAAGGTTTTAGTTTGATCGTGTTCATTGTAATACAACAAATTTGCTATATTTCTCACCTAAATTAAAACAAGTGTTCAAACATCAACCTTTCTGAAGTCTTTTATCTGATGTTCTGTGAAGGGGAATGCTTTTAAGTTGTTACGTAATAGTGACCGGTCACCAACAGACATAAttccactatctaggtggattttctattctatcttctaacacccagaagattctgcagtgcttgttgacagtccatgaagacaagattgtcaaactTATCTCAGAATCTTCTGGGAGTTAGAAGACAGAATAGAaaatccacctagatagtggaactagttctgtagatgaccggtcaccatgcaggtcaatatataggtcaaaatTGACCTTTTCTGGATGTTACAAAGTTCACGTGTTTTACCGGTAAGTAACTACTAGATTGTCTGAATTGTCCAATTAGAAAAAAATGTGATAAAATCGCGATCATGGAAAATAAACCGTGACACGATTATTTTTCATGATCGCCCACCCCTACCATGGCTTTTCACCAGATGCAAAAGCGTTGACTTAAGTCCACGAAGACACATCCCAGAAGCTTAGTGTTGCTTCACTTCACAAAATTTATGCGTCAGGTCCTTTTTCTGCGTTTTTTTTTAACACACACTACGCGTTCAGAGTGCGTCAGGCTCAAGCTTGGTCTatacttgacgcgtccgcgaggttcgcacggctccgcgtggcaaaattgcgtcattttaacaaccatgcccctccaccgcacggcccaaactttccgcacctaggaaattttctaaccacgcggatggtcgggcgtggaaaaacatggcggattggcaagaactagtatggcagaggttcgtaaatacagacatttgtacgattcagctctcagagatcaccgtgatcaacatgttgttaataattcttggaaagAAAtacctcgcactgtcggaaaagacgaggacgccgttaaaaatgctggaatgccatgttgcaaacaacagtaatttttacttctactatggtgtagtgttggatgcatgccgtagagctccatgctgccccctacagtttgggagaatattggctcatcgcagagacgagccgcatgaaccataaatgctgcgagttgtgaagcgcgttccagccgcgagccgcatcaccaagcctaAGAAGTTCCGATCAGGCAAGACAGAAAGTCAAGCACACGAGCATGTAAAACATCTGGCAACAGATTTTCAGTTTCTTAACTTGCAGGAAAATAAGTAATAACTGGTGAAACCTTCTCGGGAGAGGCAAACAGAACGGAAAAGAAACCACAAATTTTTTGGCTCATTGCTTGTTCATGGCAAAATCGTGCATGACCTTGGAATTCTCTGGTGATTTCGTGACCTCGTGGGACCATCTACGTGAAGTCTGAACTGTTCCAGGTGATAAGGGACAAGCCGCCGAACTCTAAGGGAAAATGCGTTTTTTACGTTACACCCATTGGAACGCCCGGGTCAGCGTGTAAAACGTGCTGCTTTGGTGAGATTTTTtttgtgataaaaaaaacattcaggtGCCTCAGAAAACTTCATATTCTTACCACAAGCTCGCATCCATCTGTAATAGCTTCTAAGGGTTTGATGCTATGATGTCATGTTTCTAAAGGTTACTATACTGAAGCTCCACTTGACGAAATTTGTGAATTGACCTGAAATCCCAATTACTGCCTGAAAAATAGCCGTCAGCTGACTTTCTAAAATTCGTCAGCCCTATTTACcggtttgatcccaatcggccattCCTTCCGACAACATCTGGAACGCCGTTCTTTGAGAGTCCCCAATTTCATATGAAGttgcaactagggttgtcacggtaaccggtatagcggtaaaccccggtaaaaaagttgacaataaaaataaccgtccagtttttaataaactaaattatctcggtgggtttaccgtggccgcggtttcggcgcgatgacccttaccagccaccgtcgcttcagctgaagttcccgcggcgcgcacacgcactttttagtttgcaatggcaccaaaactttgaagctgaaataatggccgaaggaggagacggcagcgcccaggacatccatcagccctcaaagaagactaaatcggaagtatgggcatatttgggatttctgaaaaatgctgagggacagttaatagaagacggctatcccgtttgcagaacgtgcaggaaacaagtgtctgcaaaaggcagcaacacttggaatctaatggcacatctgcgtgaccatcacccacgtctctacagccagtgcaaggtaagttaacattaacattttagcttaaatgcatgacgtgaggacttttggttgagggagaatgcaacgagtcactatatactgcagccgcagcgtcctctgccagcatttaaaccgtgtcacggacaccctgttgctggatgaagcatcttatttgttgatgatgaagagaaatatacaattagttccttgtcattgatttgtttacttattcaatgccatttatacttgaacatttggatttgattacatagtgtagtagttattttagtaatttgtttaaagtggctatttattttaaatacatattttttaaggttgacttgtacagtgctcaagtcaagtgtggactggagttttagattttcattttgataatgaagaaaacaagtatatgagaaaacaagtggtgtttctttgatttgtttacatattgtttatgttttgaatgtttggatttgtataatttaaacctgcactgactactgtaacatgttccagaaaaagaagctatttgttcctttacttgtgaaaagttgcacttttgctaaggctttgtgttattttaggtttaataaacactgttaaaccttttcaaaactatttcagtttgtgtagaacaggactaccaatgctttctgaacatatgcaacaccgttttaaaaataccgcgataataccgaaaaccgtgataattttggtcacaataaccgtgaggttaaattttcataccgtgacaaccctagttgcaaCTTTCTGGGAACACTTAGGACTTTTGACCACTGACGCGAGAAATTAGTCAAGAGTTCTAGAACTAATGTCCCGGTGTCAGAAATTTCACATTAAAAGCTGATATTGGTTTACCTCAAGGATCTGCAAGCTGTGGCTCTGGAGCAACAAGTGGCTTTTTGGACCTTCGACTATAGCCTGATACGTTTAGCAAAATTTATtaaaagagagagaaaatgttATGTCATGTTATTTAAATTGGAAGTTTAAACAGCTTTTTTGGTTTTTTGTGGAATAATAGCATTGAAAATGTatgcactatatatatatatatatatatatatatatatttatggtaATTTTACATAGATGATCCTCATCCTATACTCCATTTGCAAAATGGTGTCCTTTAAACAACA
This sequence is a window from Nothobranchius furzeri strain GRZ-AD chromosome 14, NfurGRZ-RIMD1, whole genome shotgun sequence. Protein-coding genes within it:
- the kdm6a gene encoding lysine-specific demethylase 6A isoform X2 translates to MQSCGVSLAAAACAAARSLGSASSGGDEGKKMAAGKASETEEDFPTLTAQERDTLAGIDSSLFGFQKLHEDGARTKALLMKAVRCYDSLILKAEGKVEPEIFCQLGHFNLLLEDYPKALSAYQRYYSLQSDYWKNAAFLYGLGMVYFHYNAFQWAIKAFQEVLYIDPGFSRAKEIHLRLGLMFKVNTDYESSLKHFQLALIDSNPCTLSKAEIQFHIAHLYEIQKRYRASKEAYESLLQTEDLPAQVKATTLQQLGWMHHTVEQLGDKASRDSYAIQCLQKSLEADPNSGQSWYFLGRCYASIGKVQDAFISYRQSIDKSEASADTWCSIGVLYQQQNQPMDALQAYICAVQLDHSHAAAWMDLGTLYESCNQPHDAIKCYINATRSKGCTNTAALTHRIKCLQACKPNHSAEGGGSGQTLPPHVGALGQAEDQSCPAKRRRAASPAKSDSWPSNPPQQPVPSWLLSPQKLQMLEQLRSNRANLKPPQPQMLEQLEAQLAVMQQHQMRQNASGGQMRPSLPNGPSTNPLPSPSLHPMRPHLGPHRHLCPPQPLANGPVGSGPHGHSDSVGNSSNGSNNQPGAAATGPNGDVPYPQAAGSAAPLPHTCTSTQTPDAVPRQALHLNSSQGLKKECVPHATSSNSEGTPSHLQTTATTPTRPNNQVGHSTNAPSPPRQQPHNHLPSPPTLPVSSTSGGAGPDVSTTKDAAGTSIGNGGSEDKTPLPPSDGIRADGLANHVHSGDGDKVAEGGEKPSLSADNPRLSSLLAGGKGPEKSEGPSEASAPPDAQKKVNNIHPAALPSIPQAQGSSAASSPISAISTATPSPKSSEHTQTGAHSPTNTTTSAAPALNGNSKGGISEDSQSPLKAEPPAAIGLKATPPHGQSSSSSSSSSSISIYPSSTDVLKACRNLGKNGLSNSSILLDKCPPPRLPPPPTPALPKDKLNPPTPSIYLENKRDAFFPPLHQFCTNPSNPVTVIRGLAGALKLDLGLFSTKTLVEANPEHPVEVWTQLLQPADENWDPTGTKKMWRCESTRAHTTIAKYAQYQAASFQESLREENEKKALKEPSDSEPMSAESAARKQRGPLKHIKFGTNIDVSDERKWKQQLQELSKLPAFGRVVSAGNLLSHVGHTILGMNTVQLYMKVPGSRIPGHQEHNNFCAVNINIGPGDCEWFAVPEPYWGVMSNFCEKNNINFLMGSWWPNLEDLYEADVPVYRFIQRPGDLVWLNTGTIHWVQAIGWCNNIAWNVGPLTAHQYKLAVERYEWNKLQSVKSMVPMVHLSWNMARNIKVSDHKLFEMIKYCLLRTLKQCQWVKEALVSAGKETVLRPRTRDEPAHYCTICEVEVFNLLFVRREHLSKKQYAVHCQDCARKGSATLDDFVVLEQYRMEDLMQVYDQFTLAPPLHSSSS
- the kdm6a gene encoding lysine-specific demethylase 6A isoform X1 — encoded protein: MQSCGVSLAAAACAAARSLGSASSGGDEGKKMAAGKASETEEDFPTLTAQERDTLAGIDSSLFGFQKLHEDGARTKALLMKAVRCYDSLILKAEGKVEPEIFCQLGHFNLLLEDYPKALSAYQRYYSLQSDYWKNAAFLYGLGMVYFHYNAFQWAIKAFQEVLYIDPGFSRAKEIHLRLGLMFKVNTDYESSLKHFQLALIDSNPCTLSKAEIQFHIAHLYEIQKRYRASKEAYESLLQTEDLPAQVKATTLQQLGWMHHTVEQLGDKASRDSYAIQCLQKSLEADPNSGQSWYFLGRCYASIGKVQDAFISYRQSIDKSEASADTWCSIGVLYQQQNQPMDALQAYICAVQLDHSHAAAWMDLGTLYESCNQPHDAIKCYINATRSKGCTNTAALTHRIKCLQAQLSNPQLSSLQGKSKMLPLIEEAWSLPIPAELTSRQGGLSSAPQQACKPNHSAEGGGSGQTLPPHVGALGQAEDQSCPAKRRRAASPAKSDSWPSNPPQQPVPSWLLSPQKLQMLEQLRSNRANLKPPQPQMLEQLEAQLAVMQQHQMRQNASGGQMRPSLPNGPSTNPLPSPSLHPMRPHLGPHRHLCPPQPLANGPVGSGPHGHSDSVGNSSNGSNNQPGAAATGPNGDVPYPQAAGSAAPLPHTCTSTQTPDAVPRQALHLNSSQGLKKECVPHATSSNSEGTPSHLQTTATTPTRPNNQVGHSTNAPSPPRQQPHNHLPSPPTLPVSSTSGGAGPDVSTTKDAAGTSIGNGGSEDKTPLPPSDGIRADGLANHVHSGDGDKVAEGGEKPSLSADNPRLSSLLAGGKGPEKSEGPSEASAPPDAQKKVNNIHPAALPSIPQAQGSSAASSPISAISTATPSPKSSEHTQTGAHSPTNTTTSAAPALNGNSKGGISEDSQSPLKAEPPAAIGLKATPPHGQSSSSSSSSSSISIYPSSTDVLKACRNLGKNGLSNSSILLDKCPPPRLPPPPTPALPKDKLNPPTPSIYLENKRDAFFPPLHQFCTNPSNPVTVIRGLAGALKLDLGLFSTKTLVEANPEHPVEVWTQLLQPADENWDPTGTKKMWRCESTRAHTTIAKYAQYQAASFQESLREENEKKALKEPSDSEPMSAESAARKQRGPLKHIKFGTNIDVSDERKWKQQLQELSKLPAFGRVVSAGNLLSHVGHTILGMNTVQLYMKVPGSRIPGHQEHNNFCAVNINIGPGDCEWFAVPEPYWGVMSNFCEKNNINFLMGSWWPNLEDLYEADVPVYRFIQRPGDLVWLNTGTIHWVQAIGWCNNIAWNVGPLTAHQYKLAVERYEWNKLQSVKSMVPMVHLSWNMARNIKVSDHKLFEMIKYCLLRTLKQCQWVKEALVSAGKETVLRPRTRDEPAHYCTICEVEVFNLLFVRREHLSKKQYAVHCQDCARKGSATLDDFVVLEQYRMEDLMQVYDQFTLAPPLHSSSS